Sequence from the Ooceraea biroi isolate clonal line C1 chromosome 5, Obir_v5.4, whole genome shotgun sequence genome:
CTGGAGCTCAGGCTGCACAAACCGCACACTAACGCGCACAACACTTATTGTCAGGTATGACGAACGTGAACTGTtgataacaaaatttttaaataaaaaatttgttaatttaaaataagcTAGAGATAgctaaaattatgcaaatttcgAGGCAAAgaattctaaaattattttttctcaggTTGGTCTCATCGCCATAAATATACTTGGCGAACCGTATGGTCAAGAAATGTCCGGACAAGGTGATGCTCCGTACAATCCGCACTATACCTCGCCTTACGACGATCTGGCGTTCGAGATGTACGTCGATCGAGAAGTGGCCAAAATCATTAGACAGATGGAGGCGAAGAAGCTGCTGGCCGTGGAAGAGGAGAGATTCGAGTACGCGTCCAAGTTGAAGGTGGCAATGGAGAACCTGAAAAAGGCGGGCGAACGCCTGGGCAAATACGAGCTGGAGAAGAAGTACGCGATAGCCCTCGAGGACTACGACAAAGCCAAGGCTAAAAAGGCTCAAGCTCAGCAATACAGGCAGCAGGTCTACCAGTCGCTGGAAATACACAATCTACTCGAGATTCACGGGGTGAGCAGAGCGCGGTGACGAAAAGTCGATGTTAATCTATCAAATTTGTTAATCCAGAAATTATTGATGCAGCCAGTAGAGAAGAACAACCTGTCGGAAGACAAAGAGTCGACGTCTGACACGTGTACCTCAAATGCAGTGGCGTTGCCCGATGACGTGACGTCACCCCCGAGACTGGTCATTCCGCCGAACCGCGATGGTGCCTTGTCGCCCACTGGTCCCGCACATCAGCCACCAGTATCGCCATTACGTCAGAAGACTAACAGTCCTGGTACGATTGGAGAGTAATTAAAGAAGGCGCGACCACTCTAACACGATCTCAATTTTtagaatttacataatttcatGTAACAATGATATCTTTGTGATATTTCCTCCAGAGGTAACCGACAATGCCACTAACGGTATCCTCGAGAGGCAGAGCAACTGCAACAAGGGGTCCCTCAGGCGGAAAACTAAATCGGCGGGCCCAGCTCTTCGCTCAAGCTACGAAGCTTACGAGGAGAGGACCATCCCCGCTCTCAGACAGTAAGAAATCCTCGCATCGAGGAAACACCGTTGTAGTCATCGAAACATGATATGTAAAAGTTCACCGACATTCATTTTCAGTTCGCACACGAACGAGTTTACGAGGGAATGCCACTTGGACAATGCAGAGAcgaaagtcacttcgaaactCAACGATCGGGAGAAGAAACAGGCCGCTTTGCCCATCGCGGTCTTCGGAATGGACATGGTAATGAAATCGTTGAAACATTACTTAAAGGCGAATTACAACGATTGCGTGCACGCAGGTGGAGAAGTTCTACTCGAAGCAGTTCACGGACAAGGAAGAAGGACTGCTGCAACTGAAGGAGGAGCTGAAGACCTTCGATCAGCAGGTGTCGAAACATTCCCCGAATAAAACAGCCAGGGCAGCTATTCTGCTGTTGCACAGGGCGCTCAGGGACAAGGTCTTCAGCGTGTACAGCTTGGCCGCGCAGCTCATCAGGCTCTTCTTCTCCGAGTTCGCCGCGGACAGGTAAGCTCATCTTCTTAACACATTCGCAGCCGGTGATTCTGACGCGAGAGCCTTAGCTGGACGCCGCCTACAATTTCCAAGCGTCCATAGCTGAACGCTTTGTACTATAGATAGCTATAGATTTTAAAACGACGTAGAACTACGTCGCCAATGCGTAATGCgtgatgaataaaaaaatatgttgccGTTTCCATCCAACTCCAACTTTTCATTTAACGACAAATCCTCCAGGGTGTCTTCGGCGGAGATAGCCAGAAGCGTCGAGCGCCTGCTGCCGGAACTCCTGACGAAATCCGGAGACACCTCGCCAAGGATACACAACATGGCAGTGCACACGATTCTGAGCATGGCAGATTGCAAGTGCGTGCGGGAGTTGCACATTATCCCGGTGCACCTGACCAGACCAGTGAACAGCAGCACGCATCAGAGGCAGGCGCTAAGCCAACTGGAGATGGTGGAGCAGCTGATACTGAGCCACGGCATCTCCACCGAGAAACAAAGGTGATTCTGAACGATATCTTCAGAGTGCACGCACGAGAACGACTCGCATGAGAATTACCAGACGTTTTGAGGAAACGGGGACCTCTGCCATCGAAGCGCGGTCTTTCCCTGCCCATCCAGTCGATCCGCAGAGGTCCTTCCTCAAGATCGACTCTGGATTATTAACACGCAATTACTCTGATAAGGTATTGTAATTGTTGTAGCGGACTGACGTGTCGGACGTTATCCGAATTAGGTTCTTCCGGTCTGCACCATTCGGCCGAGGCGGTGCGGAAGGTCTCCGAGAGGATCCTCGTGCTGGTGTACAAGGTGAACCCGCGGCTGGTGCGAAAGCAATTGCCACCTGACGACGACATAACACGACGGAATCTGCTGTATCGTCAGCTCTTCCACGAGTTTGATCGGATCGATCTTCAGGTAGGTGCATGGGCGTCCGCAGGATTTTTTCAGGGGGGAGGGGCATGATTCAAAATATTACTTCcagaattaaaatacttataatttaaaatttatacactTTTTGGTAGTAAACCTTTTTGGTTGGTAATGCTTTCTCACCGCGACAAGGTAGATGCTGTAAGCGTGCGTTACGTTTGCAATCCggcatcttttttctttatttcaaggaagaacaaatttaattgtttgctgATTCCAGGGGGGGGCAAATGCTCAGTCTTGCCTCCCCCTGTGAGCGTCCATGGGTAGGTGAACACACCTGATCGCATTAAACCTCACGTTGGCGATCTCGATCGCAAGTTCACGATCATGCAAACGATTgcagagaaagaaggaagccGAGTCCACCCATAAAGCGACAACGACCCCGACGCGAAATAAATCTACGGAAAATAATGTTGTTAATTCAACCAAGTCGCCCTCGAGGTCGAGTCCGGTCGTGAGCACCGGCAGTTCAACGAGTATCACGTCTCCGTCCGAGAACAGCACCGATTACAAGGGGGATAAGTAAGTGAccacgcgaattaattaatcaatcgcATTGTCAACGGGGAGTTATTCTGACGCTTGTCTCGTTTGTCAGAATGTGCATATTTTGCCTGTCGAAGGGTCAAGTATATTCGGAAGAGGGTCTGAACATACATTATTGGAGGACCTGTCCTATGTTAACGAAGTGCGAAGCGTGTAAGCAAGTCGTAGAAATTTCCTACTtgaatcttcatttattaagTAAGTATCACATTTAATACAATTcagttacatttaatattggggaaaaaatatttaaaaaatatgtgcGAGACGAAAGTAATGATTTTTTTACACACAACTcgcatttcttaaattttacatcttatattttatgaatgtttCTTTACAGATGAATGCGACATGAGAAGTAATTACGTAAAATGCGATACGTGTAAACAGGCGGTGCATGAGAATGCATTCGAGACTCACGCACAAGATAAGAAGTGCACAAGTATGCGAACGCATTGCCTCATTATTCCGATATCACTTACGATATAattagcataattatttaaatacctgGAAAATTTAACTCTTTATTCTAATTTTAGAACCCATCGAGGGATACGAGCGTTGTCCCCTCTGTTCGGCTTTGGTGAATCAAAATAAGTGGAGGGAACATCTCATGGGAGAACATCCGTGTATAAATAATCCACGAAGCAAGGGTGGAAAAAATTGTAAGTCTTAATAAACCtgtaatttaaaaagagaGCAATTATTTAAGCCAGtcatgattaatataaaatgatgcTTCTGCTCCGGTTAATGAAAATATGAGGTATTCATTAGACGTCGAGTGGCTTTATACTACACGAAGCGCGTTACGCGAGTCTCAGATTTGTGCGTCGCGGAACAGGAATTAACAGGAGCACAAGAGGTGACCGGAGGTCGCACGAAGTAATGACATGAAGTTAGCTGTTCAATTtggatttcatttaaatttcaatttaaatttaaattgagtTTTAACTAAGAAGATTCTAACTAAAATGACAAATGTCGCCAGCGATTTGGGAGTAGCGTGAATCTTAAAGTGCGGTTTCGTTCCGGATACACCggaatattgtacaataattatcatatatattgtaaaacaagcttttGTAATATAACCATTCGCGGTATATTCTCGTTATAAAAAGCAAGCATATCGACACAATTCATTCTAAAACTTATCTCTATGATTCCAGGTTCGAAATCGCAGTCTACTAACTCGCAAAATCTCAGCGGCAAATTAACGTCGCCGACAGGCAGGGATTACTAGCATCAGGCGTCAACCTCGCAGCCGACGGAGGGACCCGACGAAACTTAGGAggattttgatttaatttattttatagtttatatatatgttacgaGCTGTCCAGCGTTTTTCATGTTTGTACctatatttaaatgatttttatagcAGAACCCGTCCTTTATTCGTAGCGGCCCATGTTGCGAGTATTTTTAATCGTAAGTTGGGGCAAGAGATCCTAGCATTTAaggagaaatgaaaaataggcGATACGCTGTCGAGCGAGTTCGTATGGTGACAGAAGGAGGCACGAGATATTGTTAACAAGAGTTGTCCACTCTCTCTATCGTTATCGTATTGATACTAGGGCATTTGCGAGGGGGGCTAcatcaattattaaaagtagTGATGTCAAATGCGTTGCGGGAGCATCAGTCATTTGAAGATTAACGATTCCTCTGCATCCGGCCACGTTTGTAACGGAGTTTGTACTATACTACGGCGAGATGCGTAAGATAGACATTAAGGAATGCTCCTCTTCATCGCTCAAAAACGATATTAAGCAACGCatgtaatttcataaaatagtTACTTCTCATAGAGAATGGGCAGTAAAAATGATCATTTTATCATCCTTCCACTGTCAATGTTTTTATCCTAAAAAAAACGATCGTGTTCTTTATTCAAGTTGATGGTAGTACAATTTATCAACACAATGATATTACCAATATCAATGCTTAATCTTCTAGATCGGATAAGATCTAAATcccgataaataaaaaatataatttaagtattacACTCGTAGCGCACAGTAAGCATAACGTGGATCAGAgtttaaaaaaagttacaaaatcTCAGGATTTTGTATGATTACGTCGTGATGTCCGAGTTCGTTGTTTCGACCGTTGCTTCCGCGTCGTCAAACTTTTCTACGCCGTCGCCGTTCTCCACCGCGGCTTTCTCCGGGTCCTGAAtttcgttgtcgtcgttgttcGCGTCCTCGGCTAATGCGGCCGCGCGATTTTCCTCGAACTTGTTTTTCTCTGCAGCAGAATATCACGTAGCGTGAGTAAACGACCGTGTCCTCCCGCGATACGATACGAGGTACGATACCGTATTTACGTTCCACCTACCAAATTTAGAGCAATCCGCGCCCAGAAGTCGCAGATAGTGAATCGCGTCGCAAGTAGGCACGTACGCCCTGAGAGACATTATACCTCTCCACCCCACCAGCTGGAGATCCAGCGGGTTTAGATTGTCAGTCTTCTCTTCTTTGTATAACAGTATACAACTTCCGATCgcttaaatgaaatatatttttcaagcaaCACTTGTGCatattgtatgtatgtatgtaaggCTAAACATCATTATTCACTAGCATTTACCGAAATCCTTCAGGCGTTCCTGGGTATCTGGACTGAGTTTCACGATTTCAGGTGGCGTGTGCGGATCGTCGTTCTGCAGGAGCATTATCAAGTCCTCCTTCGACACCAGGACCTTCCTACTGTCGCTCACGTAGTGCAAGATACTCTGCATTCCCTCCTGAGCGAGCCTAAAGGCGCACTTCATGTTCCTATTGTCGCACCGCACGAAAGTCTTGACGCCGGTGTTGATCATTTTGACTTTGTCCACGTTAGACGTTACTAAATCACGAATCGCCGGTGACGTGAAGTAgatattcttcttctttccctCGTGACATCTTACCAGCAGACATCGCGGGTTCAAGTCGTTGCTTATGCCGTAGAAGTCTCTGAAAGCACGTTGGCCAACATGAAAACAATTTacttaaacaaatatttatataagaaataatggtGAATTAAGCAGTGAAAGGGAAAGCTCACTTGATAGACTGCCATACATCTTCCGTTTCATCCTTGAAGAAGACGAACGGGTCCTCCCTGTAACCGGCGATCCTTCTCCGCTTCCTTTGTGACTCGCGCAATTTATTCTCCTCTTCTAACGTTCTTTTCTTGCTCTCCGAAAGCCTCGCGTCTCGTGCAGTTTCGTCCTCAAGCCTCGGTCCGTCTTCAAGTTTTGCTTCGTCTTCCTTCTCGTTGTCACCTGAACTCTGGACACTCTGACTTAACGCAGAAGCTTCGCTTTCCCACGGCAGCGACTTGACCTTTTCCAGCACAGCGACGAAGAAGCCGCCGGTATCTTGATGATGCGGCAATATCCTCATGCTACAATACAATTGACGAATGAGAACACAGTTTAGTTTAGGTATGATGCAACGCGTCAGCTGATTCGCTCTGTATTTACCAGCGCTCGAGATGAAACTTGGAAGCTTCCTGTGCGTTCGGAGGGAACATCTTCGGCCTTACTTGCGTCTGCCACTGCTCCGGAACGTCGTCCCACGTGTCGTAGTGTTGCAAATTTTTCGACGCCGGTTTCCAGTGCGCGACACCTGTGTGCAAAATATGATGTTTTATGGAAATCTTGTCGGAACGTTCGACATATCGCTCTTCTTCGAAACTAACCAGGATCGCATATCAATCCCGGTACCAAATCCCTGCAGTCAATCAGCTGTACGGAGTCCCCGGTCTCGCAGAGAAGCCTGTGAAGCACTGCTTCATTCTCGATGGGATTTAACGAACACGTGGAGTATACCATCCTCCCGCCAACCGCCAGCATTTCCAAGCCACGCTTCGCTATTCTGTACTGGATTCTTTAAAAGaaagtgaaaattaatatttcccttacatcattatttgatacataaaacttaaaaCAGATCACACTGTTCGTACCCATGCAGATTACTGCCATTAGCAGGGCTCCATTTGCACCATATGTCTGGATTCTTTCGCATAGTACCGTCGCCACTGCATGGAACGTCCGCGAGGATCCTGTCGAATCTATCAGAAAACAAAAGGTCAACCGGAAAATTCTTGACGAGAAGGCAATCAGGATGACGTCGAGCTACCTACTTTAATATGCCTTTTGTACCATCCGGTTTCGTGATCGTGAAGTTCGGCATAATCGACGAGTCGTGGTTCGTGATAAGAATGTTCGGGCTGTTGAGCCTCTTCGCTTGGTGCACCAACATGTAGCAGCGATTGTTGTCGAGATCGTTGGCTATCACGAAACCCTCTGGAATTGAATTTGAATATCGGAGTACGCGCGATGGATGTTTCTTGCGGCACTTTTAATTTGTAACCTACCTGGTGGAATGTTTCCCTCGTCCGCGTGTATCATTTCTATGAGTTGCGCCGTCTTCGAGCCCGGTGCCGCACACATATCGAGAACCTGCGAAATTTACTGCATGCTTTACTCCGTCGAAATTTTCTGCCTTATAGAATAGAGTCCGACGGGGCTTCAAGGGGAGTACCTTGTGCGAAGGTTTCACATCCAGGACTAAAGGAGGAACCATACTGACTACCTCCTGCCTGCTGATGCTGCCGTTATTCGTTTCGGCGATGAGGAAATTGTGCAGCCTGAAATAAGCTTCCGAACGCCTGATGTCCTTTCTAGTTAACTGCAGCTGCCAAGCCAGCTCCTCCGGATAAAAGGGCAAGCTGTGTAATATCTGCTTGGATTCGCTGGAATCTTCCTTATCGCTATCTAGATTCGCATTCAAGATCTCTTTAAAGAAGTCGCTCTTGATTATCTCCAGCAGAGCCTTAGCTTCAGCCTTCGAACCGGTAATACGGAAAGCAACCGGCAAGTTAGTCCTCATAGTGCTGAGAAACGCGTCCCAACGATCCTCCGGCACTATCCCTTGCGTTTTGTAATAATGCTCAAAGTCCTTGTTCTCCCTGACAATATCCGCATAGCTTCTTTGAGATGGATTATTCCATTCATCTTTTTTCTAGAGAAAAAGAGTAATGATACTTGAAAGCTGTAcagatatataacataaaaaccTAAACTGCAGGATAACCTGTCGTAAATATAACCTCTCGTAACACTCGCATCTTtcatttagtgaaaaattgtACCTTCTGCTTCTCGCGACGCTTCTCGGCGAAGTTCTTTTTTGGTTTATTCTTCCGCCCTTTGCCCATTTGTCCTAAAAATACGTACTTTTAGCTAGTGTAAACTAATAATCGTGCACGATGCAATTGGCACGTGCCTCGACGTCCTGCGTGCCCGTCAGAATTCGGAAATCGTGGATTATCAGGGCTGTTATCTTGTACGATGTGCAACAGATGACGCTACCGGTACCGTTTAGTATCTAGCtagtatatcttttttaaataattattttgagagctgatttatgcattttttaacaaaaataaattaccagatttatatatagtaaattttaattaaaacaaatatacatacaattctattaattattatatgtacgcCATTATTACATCATTAACAAATAATCTCGTGTAGGCAACTCGATATTTAAACATCCAATCTACAAACTGAGAAATAATCCCAGAAATATTCATCAGTTGCAACAACAATCATGATTAATGATCCGAAATCAGTAGTTCGCACGCGTCGTTCATCGCCGTGCcataatattttctacaattaaaaaagtgcagaataaaaatcaaCTTTCATCAGGATCGACGTTAATCGATGTTGCCGCAACCAGCCAAAATATTGTCCATATTCtagaaattctttatatacaaaattacaGTGTGCCGCTTTCGCGCCGTTAAAGGACTAGGCCTTGATAAGAAAGTCCATCAGAATCCGGCGACTCCATTCTATTCCTCAAGTGTTCCAACGTGTTCGCTAAGTGCTTCTGTATCTGCTCCGTCTCCTCGCTGGCTTCTAGATTGGGAAGCTCCTCCCGTATCTTCGCGATCACCTGGTTCAGTATCAGCACGGTCACCTGAAAACgggaaaggagaaaagaaatgaaaaaaaaagaaattcagaCGAGATTAAAtcggaaaattaaattatgttactCCGTAATCGGACTCACGGCTGTGTTTCCCTTCTCGTAGAAGTAAATGTAATGGTTCAGCAGCTCCACGTACAGCTGCACCTGCACCGACGTGTCCATGCACTGGCTCGCTATTCTGATGCCTTTCTTCAAGCAGTCCAACACTTTGCCACCTTCCTGCATCTGGAATTGTACGTTTCTCATGATTTCTCTTCTCACACGGCGTGAAAGTCGACGGGCGAGGTTTAAGGACGTACCTCTTTCCCGGCCGTGGCCAAGGATTTCCCCGACCAGAATATGTGCGAGCAAGTAGCGACTCCTCGACACTGGTCGGGCTTCCTCAACAACTTGCTGGCGTATAGGGCGCACTGATTCCGCACCGGCTCCGCATTCTCCTCGCCGAAGCAGCTCATTTGCTCAAACGTGGCGATGATCAGGGTGATCGCGGCGAGCTGCGCCTTCGAGTCGCTAATCTCGTCCTCGTATATCGAGAACGCCTGGCTCATGAATTCGTAAGCAACCATCTCGAAGTTGTCGAAGCGGATCTcgccgatcgcgatcgcgcccTGCAGGAACAGCCTTAGCGGCAGCTCGGCAAGCTCGGCCTTCATCAGCGCGGTGATGGTCGTGTGACAGAACTGGAAAATCTTTTGACACTTCTTTTGCCACATCTCGTCCTGTGAAATCAGAAGAGAAGCTTTCGGTCATCTTATTCGACAATCTTGTCTACACACTCTAGAAAAGTCTACACACACCTGGTCTTTCAGCGCTTTGTACGTAAAGGCCAGCTGATAACTTTGGAAAACGATGGGCGGTAAGGTGTACTTTATCCTCTTGTTACCGCCAGTGCTGAAGTGCTTCCTCGCAGCGCTCAGTATCATGTACTGCTGATCCGGCGTTTCCGATTTGAAGTGATGTATCAGCCTGCCGAGCAGTCCCTGCTCCTCCGCGAAATCTTCGGGATCCTCCTCTATGTTGGGTTGATCCGGCTGGTCCTGCACTAAGGGGGACACCATAGAGAGCACCGCGTCTACCTGCTCCTGCGCCGGTATCAACGTTTCGTTCTCCAGAATGttcgttattatataaatggcGAGCGACTTTCTGCCCTCGTAATCGAAATAATCCAACAGTGGCGCGTAGTGCTCGAGCTTTAGTACGATTAATATGTTTTTGTAATTGTCCACAGGGATTTTCATTAATCTCACTAACTCTCTCGAGACGGCACTGTTGTACTCGAGTCTGAAAGAGAAACGAATGTTAATGTGTAcgatgtatattaaaattacgttaattTATGTGCTCACTTGTCGACATTCTGCTTCTGGAATATTTGAACTGTCGTGAACAGAACTTTATCTACGTAATCCACTCGATCGGGGTAGCATTTGTGCGCTAAGTTTATGAGGGCTACTTGGAGGGACACGATATCTTCAGGCGGCATGTCTTGCCTCGTCTGTAACAgagaattttacataaatttaatataaaaatctagatATAATCAAGTCTCGTGCGACAGGAAAGTTTTTCGCGTCATTCTCAGACTTAAACTAGATAAAGTAAGGAATTCTCTGGTATCGAAGATCATGGAGTAATTCAGGCATCGTGTAGTATCCAAATCATCATCGAATGACTACTCTCACATGtgtttaataaagaaaatctcTATAACAAATACCTGAATAATAGTTGCGATTTGATCACTGAACACGTCGAAGAGCTTGACGTCCTGTGGAATTCCCGGCACTTGACTGGGGCTACCCGGACCTCCTACACCGTCGGACCGTTGGCTGAAAGCTGCCAGTCGATCAATtaacgatataattatatttttaacattcactCCGTTCTGTAACTCCGCGCAGGACTTCAGAAATGCGTTTAACGTTTGCAGGTGGAACTCGTCTGGGAAAACCTGTGGCCAGATACGTTGACGTTAGTACTCGCCCTTtgcttgaataaaaaaataacatcttCAAGGAACGTACTTGTATTATACACTCCATGAGATATTCCTGCGCGATTGCGTCTCTGCAGCTGACCACTTGCTCCAAGATCCCCGGCAACACGAGCTACGAACAGTAGTTTTCGTGGTAACGCTCGAGACAAACCTGGCGGATTAGAATGAAGGAATCGCAATAAGTGTACCTTCTTGTATTTATCTAACGTTACAGATTCCAGCTGACTGAGCCGCACGAGATTCGTTCCCACTAGAATTCTaagctcctctctctccctctccctcctctccctATCCCTGCTGTGACCCTGATGCTGCATGCGTACCCATAACTTATTCATCTCTGCAAAATTCATCAGAACAAAATCTATGCTGTCACGAACCTGAAAATGAAGTTTCGGGTGTAATGATGCGTTGCGTACGGATAATTTCGCGTGACTACGTGATACGTACGGTtccgtcctcgtcgtcgcccTCGGCAACGTCCGGTAAGATGTTCCTCGTGCATTGCAACAGATAATTTCTCAGGAAGAGACCGCGCAGGGGATGCTGCACACCCCTGCACATCTCCACGAGGTCTCGCAGTAAATCCCTCTTTAATCCCGGGGTAGTTTTGATGTAAACCAAACCGACGGTGATCAGCAAGTAGCTGCAACATTGATCAGATTATTGCACTTTTTTCATTCAGAAAACTGCATCGCAAGGTCATCACGCTGCGACACGCACAGCCTGGGCACGATATTGCCGACATACTGCACCAGCTCGTAGAGATCCGTGACTTTCCTCCCTTTTTGAAATTCATCCAGCAGGTAAAGCTCCAAGTGCCGCAGTTCATCAGTGATTGCCATGTCTAATGATCgtcataagaaatatttacaagCACGCATCACGCAAAGCCAGTGTTTGCAGATTAATTCTCGGATTAACTGAAATTTAAGTTTCCgactaaaattatattattgataagGATACACAATTCGTAGTAGCTCTTTGGACTGAGAAGCGAAGTTCTGAGCTCGCCCAGCATGGTAGAGGCGTGTTTCAGCGCGTCCATCAGCTTGGACTTGTCCAGGCAGTGCTTCATCTGGAATGCCTGAACTTTTACGACGCCGATCGCATCCTCCAACAGCTTCTCTTGCTCCTCCATCCCCGTTATGGCAGGCGTCATTGGCTGCGAGAAAAACAGAGATACCTACCAGGAACACCGGGTAGTACCAGATAAGCCGTCTAATACAAGCATGCACTACAGATGCTTAAGCTGGGAATTACATCAATCGGGAATACAAAACAAGCAATAATCTGCTCGTTAATTCAGAACAGACACTGAGAAGCAAATGTGACCCTTGAAGCAGCACTATTTAACAATGCTTATTCCAGTGCTATTTGTGTGATACATTTGCACATATACACGTCTACAACTAATTGTATGACGGCACTTTAAATTGCACTAAAatctgattatttattaaaaaataattcttttaatcaAAAAGGTCGCGCCTACAGAAAGGTTATATTCGAGTTTacgtgataaaattttaatgaaattatatgaatCATGCTTTGTactttttgcgatttatataaattccaAGTTTTTCTTGAACTAAAAAAATGAGCATGATATTTCCACCGTTGTCCTCAGAAGATCTGCACGAAACAATTTTCCAGCCTCTCGTGACAGATAACCTTCACGACGCCGCAGGCTAATTTCCCATGCGATAATTAGCGCGATACGGCGTCGAGCCCAGGGGAAAATACTCATTCACGCCAGCGAAACAGCGAAACTGCGAAACATGCCTCCCAGATTTGCTCAATTCTTACCATCTTTTTGAAAAATCGACACAATTATTCGTCGCAACTCGGACACTCTGACAAGACACCCAGATACGCCCGACTCCGCCAGAGTTCCGACAAACAACCGCTCATTGGCGCGCCGAGCACACACTTGTACGATGTGCCATGTGTCTAATCAGAAGATAAATCGCCCTGTGATAAGAACGCCATGAGACTGTCTCTTTAatctttcaaatttttatgttttataatttgaatattaactaattaaattttcataccTCCAATGTAGTTTATAATGTAGATTTTGTACTTCTAATGTAGACCAATACTGGTCCACC
This genomic interval carries:
- the LOC105287621 gene encoding vacuolar protein sorting-associated protein 35 isoform X1, encoding MVSLFFSQPMTPAITGMEEQEKLLEDAIGVVKVQAFQMKHCLDKSKLMDALKHASTMLGELRTSLLSPKSYYELYMAITDELRHLELYLLDEFQKGRKVTDLYELVQYVGNIVPRLYLLITVGLVYIKTTPGLKRDLLRDLVEMCRGVQHPLRGLFLRNYLLQCTRNILPDVAEGDDEDGTVRDSIDFVLMNFAEMNKLWVRMQHQGHSRDRERREREREELRILVGTNLVRLSQLESVTLDKYKKLVLPGILEQVVSCRDAIAQEYLMECIIQVFPDEFHLQTLNAFLKSCAELQNGVNVKNIIISLIDRLAAFSQRSDGVGGPGSPSQVPGIPQDVKLFDVFSDQIATIIQTRQDMPPEDIVSLQVALINLAHKCYPDRVDYVDKVLFTTVQIFQKQNVDKLEYNSAVSRELVRLMKIPVDNYKNILIVLKLEHYAPLLDYFDYEGRKSLAIYIITNILENETLIPAQEQVDAVLSMVSPLVQDQPDQPNIEEDPEDFAEEQGLLGRLIHHFKSETPDQQYMILSAARKHFSTGGNKRIKYTLPPIVFQSYQLAFTYKALKDQDEMWQKKCQKIFQFCHTTITALMKAELAELPLRLFLQGAIAIGEIRFDNFEMVAYEFMSQAFSIYEDEISDSKAQLAAITLIIATFEQMSCFGEENAEPVRNQCALYASKLLRKPDQCRGVATCSHIFWSGKSLATAGKEMQEGGKVLDCLKKGIRIASQCMDTSVQVQLYVELLNHYIYFYEKGNTAVTVLILNQVIAKIREELPNLEASEETEQIQKHLANTLEHLRNRMESPDSDGLSYQGLVL